GCTGTAAGGAACACTCCTCAAAAAATACTCCTGCACAGAGGCAAATGGCAAAATAGGAGTTGATCCAATTGATGGAATTGACTATACATGGCATCATAGTGAATGTGGAGAGTATATGATGTTAATTCCTACAATAATAAATCAAAAAGCGAGACATTTAGGAGGGGTAGGAATAATTAATTTTGAAAATGCTGCTGCTGGTATAAACAAAGGTGACCTAAGGGGCTTTTTCAAGGGTCCAAATAGAATCATTAAAGTAATATAAAATAATGTTGAAACAATTATTAGAGAAAAAAGGAAATGCTTTTGATGATCCCTTAAGCCAAATTGAGATTCTTACATTAGAAAAGGAAATGGAAATTAAAATAAATGTTCCAGAGTTCAAATTCCCACAAGAATTCAAAGAATTATTGAGTTTTGCTCATAGAATATCAATTAATACTTTTTATAATTTTAAAATTCCGGGCTATCCAGAACAAATTGATTTGATAACAGAATTAGGAAGTAATGAATTACATTATTATTTTAATTTTAAAGATTTTGAATTCGATAACTATGAAAATGAGCCAATTTTTCATGATTTTTCTAATGTTTTTTGTGTGGCGGGTTGTCATGCATCAGGGTTAATTTTTATGGGACATAAAGGCGAATATCTCAATCAGATTTATTACTTAGTGCCATATGAATGGGACTCATACCCCGAATTTATAAAATTAGCAGACAGTTTAACAGAATTTATTGATAGTCTTTATGAATAAAGTTAAAATTTACTTCATCGCTTTTTACTTATTTTCATACTCTTGGGCATTTGCCATCGATGATAAACCAGGAGAGGCAAAAAAGAATTCTGGGCTTAAAAGCAATGTAAACCTAAACACTCAGAATTCTCTTCAACTTTCTTTGTTAGAAATAAATGAAAAGTTAGAGCAAAATACATTAAAGGCTGATTTAATGACTGACCTTAAGGAAAAGTTGTCTTTAGCCACAATTGCAGACCGTGGTAAGGCTCAAGGCACATTTGAATACCTTGAGCAGAGCCCTGACAGCCGTTTTCGTCCCTTCAGAGTCTCCGCCAGGGACTCTGAACACAAGGAGGACGTTACTAATAACACTTTTAAATATAATCAATGTCTTCCGTAATTATAAAAATCCCCTTAAATCCTTATCAACCAGTAAATTAAAATAAAGCATTAGCTTTCCAATAAACACCTTAACAATCACTATTATTGACCGTAACCGCCAGGCCACCTTGAGAAGTTTCTTTGTATTTTTGGTTCATGTCGAGGGCGGTTTTCCACATGGTGGCGATCACATGGTCGAGTGATACTTTGGTGTCGTCGGGGTTGGTGTTGAGTGCCAGCTCAGCGGCATTGATGGCTTTTATGGCTCCCATGGCGTTGCGTTCGATACACGGCACCTGCACCAGCCCGGCTATGGGGTCGCAGGTGAGCCCGAGGTGGTGCTCCATCGCGATTTCGGCCGCTACCAGCACCTGCCCGGGTGTGCCTCCTTGCAACTCGCATAGTGCCCCTGCGGCCATTGCTGCCGACACGCCAATCTCCGCCTGGCAGCCGCCCATGGCAGCAGATATGGTGGCTCCTTTTTTGAAAATACTGCCTATCTCGCCTGCTACCAGCATAAATCTCCTGATTTCGTCCTCAGCGGCGTCGTGGTTTTCGATCATCAGATAATACATCAATACTGCCGGAATCACCCCCGCACTGCCATTGGTAGGGGCCGTCACCACTCTTCCCAGCGAGGCGTTGACTTCATTGACTGACAATGCAAAGCAGCTCACCCATTGCAATATCTCTCTGAATTTCACCTCAGTTTTTCTCAAACCCGTAAGCCAGTCGCCAATAGGACTGTCCGCCGGGCCCTTGAGTTTTTTGTAAATATCAGCCGCCCTGCGTTTTACGTTGAGTCCGCCGGGTAGGTGACCCGCAGTATGGCAACCAAGATACATGCATTCCTGCATGGTGAGCCATATTTTTGCTATTTTTTGCCTGACTTCAGGTTCGGTGTGTAGAGAAAGTTCGTTTTCCCATACTACCTCAGATATCGATTTCCCGGTTTTGCAATATTCCAAAAGCTCGGCAGCTGTCTGGATAGGGTAGGGTATTTGGGTTTGATTGTCAGCCTTTTCCGGGTCTTCGCCTTCTTCGGTCACAAATCCACCGCCTAAGGAGAAATATGTTTTAGTAAACATAAAATCAGGGCCCGAAGCCGTGATTTTCATGCCATTGGGGTGAAAAGGCAGGAAATTTTTATGAAATACGATGTCTCTGTTTTTCAGAAAAGGAATCCTGTTTCCGGATATCAAAATGTAGCTTTCAGTCTCAATTTTTCGGAGAATTTCCTCCATTTTTTCGGGTAAAATCTCCTCCGGTTTTTCGGTGCTGAGGCCCATCATACAGGCAATGTCGGTGGCGTGACCTTTGCCGGTAAGAGAAAGCGAGCCAAATAATTCAACGCTGATATTTTCGGTTTTTGTTATTAGCTTGTTGTTAATCAGCTCATTGGAAAAACGGTTGGCAGCCTTCCAGGGCCCTAATGTATGTGAACTTGACGGTCCGATACCGATTTTGAGCATATCAAATACTGAAATGATCGCCATAGTGTTTGTTTGATGAAGTTGAAAACCGATTTCCGTGAAACAATTTCAGGTGTAAAGTTTGAGTATTTTTTTGAATTAAAGTCAATTTTCATAGGAAAATAATTCATTCCGAAAAACGTCTGAAATGAACATTTTCATCATTCCTGATTCTCGTGGAGGGACACTGAACACTAGCAGTACGTTACTTCAATTACAAAAAATCAAGTCGATTTTTCAAAATTTCGCTGATTGTATTTAACTTAGATTTTGTTAATTCTTTGAAATATTAAACACTGATCCTGGGATATGGCTTTAAGGTAGTTCTTTTTAAATTTTACGCATTATAAATACTCCTGCACAGAGGCAGCCACAGA
The sequence above is a segment of the Cytophagaceae bacterium genome. Coding sequences within it:
- a CDS encoding L-serine ammonia-lyase, whose protein sequence is MAIISVFDMLKIGIGPSSSHTLGPWKAANRFSNELINNKLITKTENISVELFGSLSLTGKGHATDIACMMGLSTEKPEEILPEKMEEILRKIETESYILISGNRIPFLKNRDIVFHKNFLPFHPNGMKITASGPDFMFTKTYFSLGGGFVTEEGEDPEKADNQTQIPYPIQTAAELLEYCKTGKSISEVVWENELSLHTEPEVRQKIAKIWLTMQECMYLGCHTAGHLPGGLNVKRRAADIYKKLKGPADSPIGDWLTGLRKTEVKFREILQWVSCFALSVNEVNASLGRVVTAPTNGSAGVIPAVLMYYLMIENHDAAEDEIRRFMLVAGEIGSIFKKGATISAAMGGCQAEIGVSAAMAAGALCELQGGTPGQVLVAAEIAMEHHLGLTCDPIAGLVQVPCIERNAMGAIKAINAAELALNTNPDDTKVSLDHVIATMWKTALDMNQKYKETSQGGLAVTVNNSDC